Proteins encoded by one window of Pseudonocardia sp. HH130629-09:
- a CDS encoding Lrp/AsnC family transcriptional regulator, whose protein sequence is MVQAYILVQTEVGKAASVASEIGGLPGVVSAEDVTGPYDVIVRAEADDVDELGRLVVARVQNVNGITRTLTCPVVKLS, encoded by the coding sequence GTGGTGCAGGCATACATCCTCGTCCAGACCGAGGTCGGCAAGGCCGCCTCGGTCGCCTCCGAGATCGGGGGTCTGCCGGGCGTCGTCTCGGCCGAGGACGTCACCGGCCCGTACGACGTGATCGTGCGCGCCGAGGCGGACGACGTCGACGAGCTCGGCCGGCTGGTCGTGGCCCGGGTGCAGAACGTCAACGGGATCACCCGGACGCTCACCTG
- a CDS encoding thiamine-phosphate kinase, whose protein sequence is MSPSAITPEGGSETGVSLREVGEFALIDRVTTDRVQPATTELGPGDDSAVVTAADGRVVACTDVLVEGVHFRLDWSSPEQVGRKAAAANLADIAAMGAVPTSLLVGLACPSSTPAAQLEQLADGLWAEARSTGAGLVGGDLTSAPVIVVSVTALGDLQGRSPVLRSGARPGDRVAVCGRLGWSAAGLAVLGRGFRSPAVLVDAHRVPEPPYSAGPQAADAGATSMIDVSDGLLADLAHVARASGVTLRLRSRAFTVPARLAEIASALGLDPLRWVLTGGEDHALAATFPGDAPLPEGWTEVGAVEAADAEGPGVTVDGRPYDGDAGWAHFTRY, encoded by the coding sequence GTGTCCCCATCCGCGATCACGCCCGAGGGCGGTTCCGAGACCGGTGTCTCACTCCGGGAGGTCGGTGAGTTCGCCCTGATCGACCGGGTCACCACGGACCGTGTCCAACCGGCTACGACGGAGCTCGGTCCCGGTGACGACTCGGCCGTCGTCACCGCGGCCGACGGGCGGGTCGTCGCCTGCACCGACGTGCTCGTCGAGGGTGTGCACTTCCGGCTCGACTGGTCGAGCCCCGAGCAGGTCGGACGCAAGGCCGCGGCCGCGAACCTCGCCGACATCGCCGCGATGGGGGCGGTGCCCACGTCGCTGCTGGTGGGACTGGCGTGCCCCTCGTCGACGCCCGCGGCGCAGCTCGAGCAGCTGGCCGACGGGTTGTGGGCCGAGGCCCGCTCGACCGGGGCCGGGCTCGTCGGGGGCGACCTGACCTCGGCGCCGGTGATCGTGGTCTCCGTGACGGCACTGGGGGACCTGCAGGGTCGCTCGCCGGTGCTGCGCTCCGGCGCGCGGCCGGGGGACCGGGTGGCGGTGTGCGGCCGCCTGGGCTGGTCCGCGGCCGGGCTGGCCGTGCTCGGGCGTGGGTTCCGGTCCCCGGCGGTGCTGGTCGACGCGCACCGGGTCCCGGAACCGCCCTACTCCGCGGGTCCGCAGGCCGCCGACGCCGGCGCCACGTCCATGATCGACGTCTCGGACGGCCTGCTGGCCGACCTGGCGCACGTCGCGCGGGCCTCGGGGGTGACGCTGCGGCTGCGGTCGCGGGCGTTCACGGTGCCTGCGCGGCTGGCCGAGATCGCGTCCGCGTTGGGCCTGGACCCGCTGCGCTGGGTCCTGACCGGCGGTGAGGACCACGCGCTCGCGGCGACCTTCCCCGGCGACGCGCCGTTGCCCGAGGGCTGGACCGAGGTCGGGGCCGTCGAGGCAGCGGATGCCGAGGGCCCCGGGGTCACCGTCGACGGCCGCCCCTACGACGGCGACGCCGGCTGGGCCCACTTCACCCGCTACTGA
- a CDS encoding TIGR03564 family F420-dependent LLM class oxidoreductase, whose protein sequence is MRIGTLNLTPDGPAAVRETVLDAGRRGLDAVWANQMPGSWDPLTLLAAAEPGTGPAELGTAVTLTGPRHPVALAAQALTTQAALDGRLTLGVGPGHAPYLTGELGLPFDAPAARTREYLEVLIPLLHGERVTHRGRFLDVDTQLTLPRPVPAPRVLLSALGPRMLEIAGELTDGTVATWVRPDFVRDHLRPALPDTARIVVSVVVGVTTDPDRMLESVAQDFAAVGRLPSYRALLDRSGLRGPEDTVVAGSEEQLAREFARFAEAGATDLVVLDLNPEGRSALDVAATLSSSRVTA, encoded by the coding sequence ATGCGGATCGGAACCCTGAACCTCACCCCCGACGGCCCCGCCGCCGTCCGGGAGACCGTGCTCGACGCGGGCCGCCGGGGCCTCGACGCGGTCTGGGCCAACCAGATGCCCGGCAGCTGGGACCCGTTGACCCTGCTCGCCGCGGCGGAGCCGGGTACCGGGCCCGCCGAGCTCGGCACCGCGGTCACCCTGACCGGTCCCCGGCATCCCGTCGCGCTCGCCGCCCAGGCACTGACCACGCAGGCGGCCCTCGACGGCCGGCTGACGCTCGGGGTGGGCCCGGGCCACGCCCCTTACCTCACCGGTGAACTCGGGCTGCCGTTCGACGCGCCCGCCGCCCGGACGCGGGAGTACCTGGAGGTGCTGATCCCGCTGCTGCACGGGGAGCGGGTGACCCACCGGGGCCGGTTCCTCGACGTCGACACACAGCTCACGTTGCCGCGGCCGGTGCCGGCGCCGCGGGTGCTGCTGTCGGCCCTCGGCCCCCGGATGCTGGAGATCGCCGGGGAGCTGACCGACGGCACCGTCGCGACCTGGGTCCGCCCGGACTTCGTGCGCGACCACCTGCGGCCCGCGCTCCCGGACACCGCTCGGATCGTGGTCTCCGTGGTGGTGGGCGTGACCACCGACCCCGACCGGATGCTGGAGTCGGTCGCGCAGGACTTCGCCGCCGTCGGGAGGCTGCCCAGCTATCGGGCGCTGCTGGACCGCAGCGGGCTCCGCGGGCCGGAGGACACGGTGGTGGCCGGATCGGAGGAGCAGCTGGCGCGGGAGTTCGCCCGGTTCGCCGAGGCGGGTGCGACCGACCTCGTGGTGCTCGACCTGAACCCCGAGGGCCGGTCGGCGCTCGACGTGGCGGCCACCCTGTCGTCCTCGCGGGTCACCGCCTGA
- a CDS encoding LysR family transcriptional regulator: protein MELRGLRYFVTVAEELHFGRAAERLHIVQPAVSQQVARLERELGTRLLDRSSRHVRLTPAGHRVLAAAREALAAAERVRAVVDAPATRIRVGTAPGLTGRLELALRRLQECSPDLEVQLFDLPVPERLSAVTDGLLDLAVARGEPSGPGLVVRPAWSEQLHAVVSDRHPLVRRSSVRLSALAAAGPFRPPCRDTDPPWRDALARMVAPSGARMGRPVGVGEAVVAEMGADPAGWTLLPAGRAAASGASRVREIPIDPPVTVTGSVVAPSSTTPGCLAAVVDAFRDADLSDLASA from the coding sequence ATGGAACTGCGCGGGTTGCGGTACTTCGTGACGGTGGCCGAGGAGCTGCACTTCGGCCGGGCCGCCGAGCGGCTGCACATCGTGCAGCCCGCGGTGAGCCAACAGGTGGCCCGGCTCGAACGCGAGCTCGGGACCCGGCTGCTGGACCGGTCCTCGCGCCACGTCCGGCTCACCCCCGCCGGGCACCGGGTGCTGGCCGCGGCGCGGGAGGCACTGGCGGCGGCGGAGCGGGTGCGTGCGGTCGTGGACGCGCCGGCGACCCGGATCCGCGTCGGCACTGCGCCCGGGCTCACCGGTCGTCTGGAGCTGGCGCTGCGCCGGCTGCAGGAGTGCTCCCCGGATCTCGAGGTCCAGCTGTTCGACCTGCCGGTGCCCGAGCGGCTCTCGGCGGTGACCGACGGCCTCCTGGACCTCGCGGTGGCCCGGGGGGAGCCCTCGGGACCCGGCCTGGTGGTGCGCCCGGCGTGGAGCGAGCAGCTGCACGCGGTCGTGTCCGACCGGCACCCGCTGGTGCGCCGGTCCTCGGTGCGGCTGTCGGCGCTGGCCGCGGCCGGGCCGTTCCGGCCGCCGTGCCGGGACACCGACCCGCCCTGGCGCGACGCCCTCGCCCGGATGGTCGCCCCGTCCGGGGCCCGGATGGGCCGGCCGGTCGGGGTGGGTGAGGCCGTCGTCGCGGAGATGGGGGCCGATCCCGCCGGGTGGACGCTGCTGCCCGCCGGGCGGGCCGCGGCGTCCGGGGCGTCGCGGGTGCGCGAGATCCCGATCGACCCGCCGGTGACGGTCACCGGGTCGGTGGTCGCGCCGTCGTCGACGACCCCGGGCTGCCTCGCCGCGGTCGTCGACGCGTTCCGCGACGCCGACCTCAGCGATCTGGCGTCGGCCTGA
- a CDS encoding (Fe-S)-binding protein, translating to MTSTHEPAGTPAGAAETKIPQQGPSAFDPVHPPQRELLDDCVHCGFCLPTCPTYVLWGEEMDSPRGRILLMDLAEKGDITLDGPFTEHIDNCLGCMACVTACPSGVQYDKLLESVRPQIERNVPRSASDRLFRDAIFSLFPYKRRLRAAALPGALYQQLRKVPAIRRLAEKLPGRLAAMESLLPPVSVREAFARLPVHTPAVGTRRARVALLTGCVQDVFFHRVNEATVRVLSAEGCDVLVPRDQQCCGALEVHAGREESALDRARRTIARFETLDVDAVVTNVAGCGSSMKDYGHLLADDPGWRDRAAAFSARCRDVHEVLADLYSRDDDGGPRAPRTPVPGRVAYHDACHLGHAQGVRSQPREVLRTIPELELVDIAEASLCCGSAGIYNMVKPDAAADLGVRKAEKIREARPDVVVTANPGCLLQIGKYLPSEDVADVPLLHPVQLLDASIRGAAVPRR from the coding sequence ATGACGAGCACCCACGAGCCCGCAGGCACCCCCGCCGGAGCGGCCGAGACCAAGATCCCGCAGCAGGGGCCGAGCGCGTTCGACCCGGTCCACCCGCCGCAGCGCGAGCTGCTCGACGACTGCGTGCACTGCGGTTTCTGCCTGCCGACCTGCCCCACCTACGTGCTGTGGGGCGAGGAGATGGACTCCCCGCGCGGCCGGATCCTGCTGATGGACCTGGCCGAGAAGGGCGACATCACCCTCGACGGCCCGTTCACCGAGCACATCGACAACTGTCTGGGCTGCATGGCGTGCGTGACCGCCTGCCCGTCCGGGGTGCAGTACGACAAGCTCCTGGAGTCGGTGCGCCCGCAGATCGAGCGCAACGTGCCCCGCAGCGCGTCGGACAGGCTGTTCCGCGACGCGATCTTCTCCCTCTTCCCCTACAAGCGACGGCTGCGCGCCGCCGCCCTCCCCGGCGCGCTCTACCAGCAGCTGCGCAAGGTCCCCGCGATCCGTAGGCTCGCCGAGAAGCTGCCCGGCCGGCTCGCGGCGATGGAGTCGCTGCTGCCGCCGGTCTCGGTGCGCGAGGCGTTCGCGCGGCTCCCGGTGCACACCCCGGCCGTCGGCACCCGCCGGGCCCGGGTCGCGCTGCTCACCGGGTGTGTGCAGGACGTGTTCTTCCACCGGGTCAACGAGGCCACCGTGCGGGTGCTCTCCGCCGAGGGCTGCGACGTGCTCGTCCCCCGCGACCAGCAGTGCTGCGGCGCGCTGGAGGTGCACGCCGGGCGCGAGGAGTCCGCCCTGGACCGGGCCCGGCGCACCATCGCCCGGTTCGAGACCCTCGACGTCGACGCGGTCGTCACCAACGTCGCGGGCTGCGGCTCGTCGATGAAGGACTACGGCCATCTGCTCGCCGACGACCCGGGGTGGAGGGATCGCGCCGCCGCCTTCTCGGCGCGCTGCCGCGACGTGCACGAGGTGCTCGCCGACCTGTACTCCCGCGACGACGACGGCGGCCCCCGTGCCCCGCGCACGCCGGTCCCCGGCCGGGTCGCATACCACGACGCCTGCCACCTCGGGCACGCCCAGGGTGTGCGCAGCCAGCCCCGCGAGGTGCTGCGGACCATCCCGGAGCTGGAACTGGTCGACATCGCCGAGGCGTCGCTGTGCTGCGGCTCGGCCGGCATCTACAACATGGTCAAGCCGGACGCGGCCGCCGACCTGGGCGTGCGGAAGGCGGAGAAGATCCGGGAGGCGAGGCCCGACGTCGTGGTGACCGCCAACCCGGGCTGCCTGCTGCAGATCGGGAAGTACCTGCCGAGCGAGGACGTCGCCGACGTCCCGCTGCTGCACCCGGTGCAGCTGCTCGACGCGAGCATCCGCGGGGCGGCCGTCCCCCGGCGCTGA
- a CDS encoding FAD-binding oxidoreductase has product MTRAAPTTLRPTSAREVRDAVLDTPGRLAITGAGTAAGWAGRADDDVAATLDLSGLSGVIHHNPGDMTVSVHAGTPVLALQEQLAEHGQRLAFDAARVARGATVGGLLATADAGPSALVWGGLRDLVIGTTSVLADGTMVRSGGHVIKNVAGYDMAKLLHGSHGTFGPVVEVVLRLHPVPKAVACVAVDGPVAEAASRVLELMASPLEPIAVEWVSGDPGRLLVRLEGGAGTLPARVERLRELLGADAREVGPDAWDAHASLTDGPHTGGDADGPARDGAVVRIGCAPTRLAPLVEQLPAIAVTAGLATGVATVTVPGAAVTQVHDAVAAVGGTSMLRDRPEALDAPAWGPAPSALALLKAIKNQLDPEARFAAGRFAPWM; this is encoded by the coding sequence ATGACACGCGCCGCTCCCACCACGCTGCGCCCCACCTCGGCCAGGGAGGTCCGGGATGCCGTCCTGGACACCCCCGGCCGCCTCGCGATCACCGGCGCCGGCACCGCCGCCGGCTGGGCAGGACGCGCGGACGACGACGTCGCCGCGACGCTCGACCTCTCCGGGCTGTCCGGGGTGATCCACCACAACCCCGGCGACATGACCGTCTCGGTGCACGCCGGGACCCCGGTGCTCGCGCTGCAGGAGCAGCTGGCCGAGCACGGCCAGCGCCTCGCGTTCGACGCCGCCCGGGTCGCCCGCGGCGCCACCGTCGGCGGGCTGCTCGCCACCGCCGACGCCGGCCCGTCCGCCCTGGTCTGGGGCGGTCTGCGGGACCTGGTCATCGGCACCACCTCGGTACTCGCGGACGGCACGATGGTCCGCTCCGGCGGGCACGTCATCAAGAACGTCGCCGGCTACGACATGGCCAAGCTCCTGCACGGCTCCCACGGCACCTTCGGCCCGGTGGTCGAGGTCGTCCTGCGGCTGCACCCGGTCCCGAAGGCGGTCGCCTGCGTGGCCGTCGACGGCCCGGTGGCCGAGGCCGCGTCGCGGGTGCTGGAGCTGATGGCCAGCCCGCTGGAGCCGATCGCCGTCGAGTGGGTCTCCGGCGACCCGGGTCGTCTGCTGGTCCGGCTGGAGGGCGGGGCCGGGACCCTGCCGGCGCGGGTGGAGCGGCTGCGCGAGCTCCTCGGGGCCGACGCAAGGGAGGTGGGTCCGGACGCGTGGGACGCCCACGCATCGCTGACCGACGGCCCGCACACCGGCGGCGACGCCGACGGACCCGCCCGCGACGGCGCCGTCGTCCGGATCGGGTGCGCCCCGACCCGGCTGGCGCCGCTGGTGGAGCAGCTTCCCGCCATCGCCGTCACGGCCGGGCTCGCGACCGGCGTCGCGACCGTCACCGTGCCGGGGGCCGCCGTGACCCAGGTGCACGACGCCGTCGCCGCGGTCGGCGGCACGAGCATGCTGCGCGACCGCCCCGAGGCGCTGGACGCCCCGGCGTGGGGCCCCGCGCCGTCCGCGCTCGCGCTGCTGAAGGCGATCAAGAACCAGCTCGACCCCGAGGCCCGGTTCGCCGCCGGTCGCTTCGCCCCCTGGATGTGA
- a CDS encoding FAD-binding oxidoreductase, whose translation MPLARSIHDEFVALLGAADVLDDPVRTRTYECDGLTGSRVVPELVLLPRTADDVAGCVRICARHRIPFVARGAGTGLSGGALPVAEGVVIGLNRLNRVLEVDPENRRAVLEPGVTNLEITAAASPHGLYYAPDPSSQQVCTIGGNVAENSGGAHCLKYGFTTNHVLSMEVVLPDGEVVTLGSDSMEQSGPDLRGVFLGSEGTLGIVTKVTVRLLRTPEVMRTLLADFPSVSAGGQVVSDIVAAGIVPAAVEMMDALAIEAAEGATGAGYSLDTPAALVVELDGTVEECEEQFALVKEICDRHGCTRLHIAGSPEERANIWRGRKAAFAAVGRISPDYIVQDGVVPRTRLAEILERIDEMGSEAGLRVANVFHAGDGNLHPLVLFCAAEGQTDEAEHLSARIAELCVEMGGSLSGEHGIGTDKACSMPRMFGEDDLAVMRRIRDGFDPDHICNPGKLLPTPRLCGEKPGRYRPHPLEEAGLIERL comes from the coding sequence ATGCCTCTGGCCCGCTCGATCCACGACGAGTTCGTCGCCCTCCTGGGCGCCGCGGACGTGCTCGACGACCCCGTCCGGACCCGGACCTACGAGTGCGACGGCCTGACCGGCAGCCGGGTCGTCCCCGAGCTGGTCCTGCTGCCCCGCACCGCCGACGACGTCGCCGGGTGCGTGCGGATCTGCGCCCGGCACCGGATCCCGTTCGTCGCCCGCGGCGCAGGTACCGGCCTGTCCGGCGGCGCGCTGCCGGTGGCCGAGGGCGTCGTCATCGGGCTGAACCGGCTCAACCGGGTGCTCGAGGTCGACCCGGAGAACCGGCGCGCGGTGCTGGAGCCCGGCGTCACCAACCTGGAGATCACCGCGGCCGCGTCGCCCCACGGGCTCTACTACGCCCCGGACCCGTCGAGCCAGCAGGTGTGCACGATCGGCGGCAACGTCGCGGAGAACTCCGGCGGCGCGCACTGCCTGAAGTACGGCTTCACCACCAACCACGTGCTGTCGATGGAGGTCGTGCTCCCCGACGGCGAGGTCGTGACCCTGGGGTCGGACTCTATGGAGCAGTCCGGGCCCGACCTGCGCGGGGTATTCCTGGGGTCGGAGGGCACACTCGGGATCGTCACGAAGGTGACCGTGCGGCTGCTGCGCACCCCCGAGGTCATGCGCACGCTGCTGGCGGACTTCCCGTCCGTGTCGGCGGGGGGCCAGGTGGTCTCCGACATCGTGGCGGCCGGGATCGTCCCCGCCGCGGTCGAGATGATGGACGCGCTGGCGATCGAGGCCGCCGAGGGCGCCACCGGCGCCGGCTACTCGCTCGACACCCCGGCCGCGCTCGTCGTCGAGCTCGACGGCACCGTCGAGGAGTGCGAGGAGCAGTTCGCGCTGGTCAAGGAGATCTGCGACCGGCACGGTTGCACCCGGCTGCACATCGCGGGATCGCCGGAGGAGCGGGCGAACATCTGGCGCGGCCGCAAGGCGGCGTTCGCCGCGGTCGGCCGGATCTCGCCGGACTACATCGTCCAGGACGGCGTGGTCCCCCGGACCCGGCTCGCCGAGATCCTCGAAAGGATCGACGAGATGGGCTCCGAGGCCGGGCTGCGCGTCGCGAACGTCTTCCACGCCGGCGACGGCAACCTGCACCCGCTGGTCCTGTTCTGCGCCGCGGAGGGCCAGACCGACGAGGCCGAGCACCTGTCGGCGCGGATCGCGGAGCTGTGCGTCGAGATGGGCGGGTCGCTGTCGGGCGAGCACGGCATCGGCACCGACAAGGCCTGTTCGATGCCGCGGATGTTCGGCGAGGACGACCTGGCCGTCATGCGCCGCATCCGCGACGGCTTCGACCCCGACCACATCTGCAACCCGGGCAAGCTCCTGCCGACCCCGCGGCTGTGCGGCGAGAAGCCGGGGCGCTACCGCCCGCACCCGCTGGAGGAGGCGGGCCTGATCGAACGGCTGTGA
- a CDS encoding malate synthase G yields the protein MADTAGLQVHEHLRSFVEGELLSDVDLTADDFWATLARLQERFAPKIADALARRDEIQARIDEWHREHGTGSVEDYEKFLTDLGYLLPERSPTIDVDRVDPEIAEIPGPQLVVPSTVPRYALNAANARWGSLFDASYGTDALPQDHELAPGYDERRGAQVITAADELLDELFPLAKGSHTDATAYRSSTDGLVVDTAANGTVGLADPAQFAGFRPVDGDGRGAVLLTRNGLHLEITIDPTTQVGTQHHADVADVVLESAVTTIVDLEDSVATVDGEDKALAYRTWLGLLRGDLTAEFRKGGKTVTRRVNPDREYTAADGSALTLPGRSLMLVRNCGHHMTTNAVRTADGGEIAEGVLDALVSAVAGLYDLQGKGPHTNSRAGSVYIVKPKQHGPEEVALTVELFGAVEEALGLQPNTLKIGIMDEEKRTSVNLSACIAEAANRVIFVNTGFLDRTGDEIHTCFAAGPVLRKGDMKSTTWLTTYEDRNVDVALAAGFAHTAQVGKGMWAKPAAMAEMIEQKIGHPKAGANCAWVPSPTAATLHALHYLRVDVHRVQDEIASRPTADRRALIEVPVTDASSLSAEDVTHELETNAQSILGYVVRWVGMGIGCSTVPDLEGVGLMEDRATLRISAQLVANWLQHGVVDEAVVRDTFARMAAVVDEQNAGEDGYPAMAKDLESSESFQAALELVFSGATEPNGYTERTLTRWRQRAKAAA from the coding sequence ATGGCCGACACCGCCGGCCTGCAGGTCCACGAGCACCTGAGGTCCTTCGTCGAGGGCGAGCTCCTGTCCGACGTCGACCTCACGGCGGACGACTTCTGGGCTACCCTCGCGCGGCTCCAGGAGCGCTTCGCTCCCAAGATCGCCGACGCACTGGCCCGTCGCGACGAGATCCAGGCACGCATCGACGAGTGGCACCGCGAGCACGGCACCGGCTCGGTCGAGGACTACGAGAAGTTCCTCACCGACCTCGGCTACCTGCTCCCGGAACGGTCCCCGACGATCGACGTCGACCGGGTCGACCCGGAGATCGCCGAGATCCCCGGCCCGCAGCTGGTCGTGCCCTCCACCGTGCCCCGCTACGCGCTCAACGCCGCCAACGCGCGCTGGGGCTCGCTGTTCGACGCCTCCTACGGCACAGACGCGCTGCCGCAGGACCACGAGCTCGCCCCTGGCTACGACGAGCGCCGCGGCGCGCAGGTCATCACCGCCGCCGACGAGCTGCTCGACGAGCTGTTCCCGCTCGCGAAGGGCAGCCACACCGACGCCACCGCCTACCGGTCGTCGACCGACGGGCTCGTCGTCGACACCGCCGCGAACGGCACGGTCGGGCTCGCCGACCCCGCGCAGTTCGCCGGGTTCCGCCCGGTCGACGGCGACGGCCGCGGCGCCGTCCTGCTGACCCGCAACGGGCTGCACCTGGAGATCACGATCGACCCGACCACCCAGGTCGGCACCCAGCACCACGCCGACGTCGCCGACGTCGTGCTCGAGTCCGCGGTCACCACGATCGTCGACCTCGAGGACTCGGTCGCGACGGTCGACGGCGAGGACAAGGCCCTGGCCTACCGCACCTGGCTCGGCCTGCTGCGCGGTGACCTGACCGCCGAGTTCCGCAAGGGCGGGAAGACCGTCACCCGCCGGGTCAACCCGGACCGCGAGTACACCGCGGCCGACGGCTCCGCCCTCACCCTGCCCGGACGGTCGCTCATGCTGGTCCGCAACTGCGGCCACCACATGACCACGAATGCCGTGCGCACCGCCGACGGCGGCGAGATCGCCGAGGGCGTCCTCGACGCACTGGTCTCGGCCGTCGCCGGGCTCTACGACCTGCAGGGCAAGGGCCCGCACACCAACTCCCGCGCGGGCAGCGTCTACATCGTCAAGCCCAAGCAGCACGGGCCCGAGGAGGTCGCGCTCACCGTCGAGCTGTTCGGCGCCGTCGAGGAGGCCCTCGGACTGCAGCCGAACACCCTCAAGATCGGCATCATGGACGAGGAGAAGCGGACCTCGGTCAACCTCTCCGCCTGCATCGCCGAGGCCGCGAACCGGGTCATCTTCGTCAACACCGGCTTCCTCGACCGGACCGGCGACGAGATCCACACCTGCTTCGCCGCGGGCCCGGTCCTGCGCAAGGGCGACATGAAGTCGACCACCTGGCTCACGACCTACGAGGACCGCAACGTCGACGTCGCACTCGCCGCCGGGTTCGCGCACACCGCGCAGGTCGGCAAGGGCATGTGGGCCAAGCCCGCCGCGATGGCCGAGATGATCGAGCAGAAGATCGGCCACCCGAAGGCCGGCGCGAACTGCGCCTGGGTGCCCTCGCCCACCGCCGCGACCCTGCACGCGCTGCACTACCTGCGCGTCGACGTGCACCGGGTCCAGGACGAGATCGCCTCCCGCCCCACCGCCGACCGTCGCGCGCTGATCGAGGTGCCGGTCACCGACGCGTCGTCGCTGTCGGCGGAGGACGTGACCCACGAGCTGGAGACCAACGCCCAGTCGATCCTCGGCTACGTGGTGCGCTGGGTGGGCATGGGCATCGGCTGCTCCACCGTGCCGGACCTGGAGGGCGTCGGGCTGATGGAGGACCGCGCCACCCTGCGGATCTCCGCCCAGCTGGTCGCGAACTGGCTCCAGCACGGCGTCGTCGACGAGGCGGTCGTGCGCGACACCTTCGCCCGGATGGCCGCCGTCGTCGACGAGCAGAACGCCGGCGAGGACGGCTACCCCGCGATGGCCAAGGACCTGGAGTCCAGCGAGTCGTTCCAGGCCGCGCTGGAGCTGGTGTTCAGCGGGGCGACCGAGCCGAACGGCTACACCGAGCGGACGCTCACCCGCTGGCGTCAGCGGGCCAAGGCCGCGGCCTGA
- a CDS encoding MFS transporter codes for MKPWMRPALVLFGVGYGANQFSPLMVMYREQGHYSATVVAAFFGVYVLGLAPGLLVGGPASDRWGRRRVLLPATAASIPASAVIALGAFSEPLLYIGRLLFGLCIGVAMAVATTWVKELSGEGEGARRAALALTAGFGLGPLVGGLLAQFAPLPMELPYLVHIVLMVPVTWWLVAAPETVEPGRSRSWLRDLRVPAAAHPRFRWLVLPAAPWVFGAAALSFAVQPTALGDVLGGYGLLDATLLTAVTLGCGFLAQSAARAVDARSPLAATRIGLALVVTGTVVAAFGAAGRSIPVAFVAAALLGAGYGFVLLSGLQEVQRIAAPEHLAGLTAVFYSLTYLGFLLPMLLSALTGVAGYPVLLLVVAGVQALCLVLVWAGAHRVAEPVPADPPDVHLRAEAGADPRS; via the coding sequence GTGAAGCCATGGATGCGGCCCGCGCTGGTGCTGTTCGGCGTCGGCTACGGCGCCAACCAGTTCAGCCCGCTGATGGTCATGTACCGCGAGCAGGGCCACTACTCGGCGACCGTGGTCGCCGCGTTCTTCGGCGTCTACGTGCTCGGTCTCGCCCCGGGTCTGCTCGTCGGCGGACCGGCGTCGGACCGCTGGGGGCGGCGCCGGGTGCTGCTGCCCGCTACGGCCGCCTCGATCCCGGCCAGCGCCGTCATCGCGCTGGGGGCGTTCTCCGAGCCCCTCCTCTACATCGGACGGCTGCTGTTCGGCCTGTGCATCGGCGTCGCGATGGCGGTGGCGACGACCTGGGTCAAGGAGCTGTCCGGCGAGGGTGAGGGCGCTCGGCGGGCCGCACTCGCGCTCACCGCGGGATTCGGCCTCGGCCCGCTGGTCGGCGGGCTGCTCGCGCAGTTCGCACCGCTGCCGATGGAACTGCCCTACCTGGTCCACATCGTGCTCATGGTCCCCGTCACCTGGTGGCTCGTGGCCGCCCCGGAGACGGTCGAGCCGGGCCGCTCCCGGTCCTGGCTGCGCGACCTGCGGGTGCCCGCCGCCGCCCACCCGCGCTTCCGGTGGCTGGTGCTGCCCGCCGCGCCCTGGGTGTTCGGCGCCGCCGCGCTGTCGTTCGCGGTGCAGCCGACCGCGCTCGGCGACGTCCTCGGCGGCTACGGGCTGCTCGACGCGACCCTGCTCACCGCCGTCACACTGGGCTGCGGGTTCCTCGCCCAGTCCGCCGCCCGCGCCGTCGACGCCCGCTCGCCGCTGGCCGCCACCCGGATCGGGCTCGCGCTCGTCGTCACCGGGACGGTGGTGGCCGCGTTCGGCGCCGCGGGGCGCAGCATCCCGGTGGCGTTCGTCGCGGCCGCGCTGCTCGGTGCCGGCTACGGGTTCGTGCTGCTGTCCGGGCTGCAGGAGGTCCAGCGGATCGCCGCGCCGGAGCACCTGGCCGGGCTCACCGCGGTGTTCTACTCGCTGACCTACCTCGGGTTCCTGCTGCCGATGCTGCTCTCGGCCCTGACCGGGGTCGCGGGGTACCCGGTGCTGCTGCTCGTCGTCGCCGGGGTGCAGGCGCTCTGCCTGGTCCTGGTGTGGGCCGGAGCGCACCGGGTGGCGGAACCGGTCCCCGCGGATCCACCTGATGTCCACCTCCGGGCGGAGGCGGGTGCCGACCCGCGCTCGTAG
- a CDS encoding cytochrome P450 has protein sequence MPGGGNGGIPRYAHADIDIAGVHIRTGDAILLAFGAANRDPRHFDGAEDIDVTRKSTHLAFGHGPYFCVGASLARVELTEVFRALPARFPSLRLAVPRSELELRTDVLTGGLRALPVTWDRS, from the coding sequence GTGCCCGGCGGGGGCAACGGCGGCATCCCGCGCTACGCCCACGCCGACATCGACATCGCCGGGGTGCACATCCGTACGGGCGACGCGATCCTGCTCGCGTTCGGTGCCGCGAACCGGGATCCGCGCCACTTCGACGGGGCCGAGGACATCGATGTCACCCGGAAGTCGACGCACCTCGCGTTCGGGCACGGGCCGTACTTCTGCGTGGGCGCGAGCCTGGCCCGGGTCGAGCTGACCGAGGTGTTCCGGGCGCTGCCCGCCCGGTTCCCGTCGCTGCGCCTGGCCGTGCCGCGCTCCGAGCTGGAGCTGCGCACGGACGTGCTCACCGGGGGCCTGCGCGCGCTGCCGGTCACCTGGGACCGATCATGA